Genomic segment of Drosophila simulans strain w501 chromosome 2R, Prin_Dsim_3.1, whole genome shotgun sequence:
GAAGATGCGACGTCGCATAGGATGAGCCATCTTTCCCACGCTCCCTGCCGCGACTCTTACAACTCTACGTTCTATTTACACTTGGTGCTCCTGCCTCAGCAGCTAGTTGGCGCTGGCCATCTCTGGGATGGGGAGAAACTTGGAAACTGTGGAGGCGACTACCTATTTCACGCCCGTTATGCTGCGCAGCCACGGCTTGTAGAAGGTGGTGCGCATATAGACACCTGGCAGATACGGCGCCGCACACTTGATGCCGTGGGAAACGGTTCCGGCCAACTCGTAGCGTCCATCCGGTCGTTGCAGCACCAGCGGACCGCCACTGTCGCCCTGTCGAATAGTGAGACGGATTAGGGTATACTTTCTAAAGAAAAGAGGTCGCCGAGCTCACCTCGCAGGAGTCCTTTTGTCCGTTGGCATAGCCGGCGCACAGGAAGGAGGTGAGAATCTTCTTGTTGTGTCCAGCGGTGTGGAACATCTCCTGGCAAACGCTGTTCTCGATAATCGGCacctaatttaaattagccCCGGGTCAGTTCGCAATTCAAAGGACACCCTGTTCGCTGCGTGCTTACCTGCACCTCCTGGAGAACAGAGGGCACTCCACCTCCGTACTTAAGGCGTCCCCATCCCGTCACTGTCGCCATGCGTCCAGTGAAGTCCGCCACATCATTGGGCATGCAAATGGGCACTGTAAGCGAAAAGAGGAATAGATTAGCCTTTACTatagtatacatatatcataataaaaaggaataattttctaatttagCTTTACAACAATTAAGAGCTTTCTTATGTTTGTTGATGGGGCGCCATTGATATTTTGTACACTCACCTATATGGGTATCGAATTGCACTGGACTGTCCAGTTCCAGCAGGGCCAGATCGTTTTCGAACGTGGCCGGATCGTACTGCCGGTGGACGATGACGCGCTTAACATTCTTGGTCACTGAACGCTTGCTCTCTAGGTCGCCGGAAATGTCAAACTCGCCCATAACAGCCACCAAAGAGGCCAGGAATCTGCGGAGGATTGAAATGAAATCCCTGAATTAAGCCCACCTTAACCATAAGTTTGAGTAATAGCTTACCCAGGCTGACAATGGGCGGCGGTGATGACGTAGCGGCTGGTGATTAGGACGCCGCCGCACTTGTTCTTGGTGAATAGGCCCAGCCAGGTGGACTCCCGGACGAGGACCTGCCAGGGGTAGGCGCCGAAGGTGGAGCCCTTGCCTCCGACAATGCGGCCGGACTTGACATGGGGCCGCACACCGCACTCTGTTGATGGGGAGTGAAATGCGAGGTTAGGAGTGGGGAGTGTTCGAGAAGTCGAGTCTGAGAGTTGGGGAAGCATAGAACTGGTGGGACAATTGAGTGGAGGGGGAGTGGAAAAGGGGCACTAGAACTAGGAGGGGGTTTCTTTATGGGGAATGGTCTAGGTGGTCTTCTGATTACGCCGCTTGTGCTTGCGGCGTGCTATATTTTTTGGATGAGTCGGAAATGCAATGGAGGATGAGGATTGAGGGTGCGGTGGGTTAGATGCGTGAGCGGTTAGGAACAGGTGAAGGGCAGGTGAGAGAACAAGAAATAGAGAGAGAAAGACAGTTGTTTCGGGTCCATGCTAGTCCATGCTACATTCAGTCCACACTTACGAATCTTCCGACCGTTGGCTCCGCCGTACGAGCTCAAAGTAGCTCCCTGGTCAATCTCGTTGTCGCTGGGGTTCGGGTTAACGTCCTCTTCGTCCTCCTCGTCCACGATCTCGTCGTCCGCCGGTCTAGCCGAACTAACGGTCGTGGTCTTCACGGTGCTGCTTACCCGGCGAGTTGGCTTCTTGGTCGCCGGTCTCCGGGTGGTGGTGGTTACCTTGGCGGCAACGGTGGTGCGACGCGTCGCGGGCTTGCGAGTGGTGGTGCTGACAGCGGAGGTCTTCTTGTTGGGAGCCTTTGTCGTGACCCGGGTGACTGGTTTCTTTGTGGTTACCTTCGGCCTGGTTGTGGTGGCTGTCCTCACAGGCTTCCGTGTTGTTACTACTCTCACAGGCTTGGCTGTTCCACCTGCTCCGGCTTGGTAGGTGGCCACGGTCTTGTTGCTTCCCGGCTCTTCGATCATATCGGCCAGGGCCTCAAAGTTACCCTGCAGCGAGGCTACCAATTTGTGAACCAGGGTGTGCATCTTGTCCTTGAGCACCACATCCTCCACAAAGGCGGGGGTAGAGAGGTCGAGATCGCTGGTCACTGCGCTTGAGGCAGCTGACATGTTCAGATTGGGGTTCCTCACCGGCGGGAAGTTGACGAAATCATTGGGCGACGTGTAGGTCTCCTCCATCACATTCTGGCCCACTTTCTCGCCGGGAACTGAGAAGGCGGGATACGAGGGCGTCGGTCCGAAGTATCCTGGGAATGCTGGTTTGTCATCGGAGGGCACTGCGTAGACGGCCTCTGTGGTGGATTGCGTGAATGCCACATGGACGGGGCTACTGCCAAAGTATCCAGGATCCTCGAAGTCGTTAGAACTTACTCCCTGTACTCCTGGTCTTCCGCTCACATAGGAACTTGTGCTGGAGGCCAGCTTGTTGCTATCGTCGCTCAAGGAGCTGTAGGTCACCAGATTTATGGCAGTGGGCTTGGGCGTAATGAGCACCGTCGGTCTGGGAGGCTTGGGTGTTCCATTGATCTGCACGAAGCCAGGCTTCTTATGGCCATAGCTACCACTACTGGTTGGTCTATGGGCGTAAGCGGGCGTCGATGCGGTAGCCACCAGCGGAGGCTGATAGTTGCCCGGGGTCGATCCGACAATGTTCTCCGCCGTGCTCTGGATGAAGGCATCCAGCTTGTCGTCCGCCATGAACAGTGGTGGCACATTGTCATAGTGGTAATCAACGGTGGCTGGGGGTCGTGGGGTACTCGGCCCGGTCACATAGCTGGTGGAAATGGGCTTGGCCGTTGACGGCTTCCTTCCTGGTGAACTAGCATGCTGCTCGTTGTAGTTGAGAGACGGCATCGGCGCCAACTGGTCGTAACTGGCGGATGGAGCCGAGGGCTGGTCGTACTGGCTGGGTGGAGCATCCGGCTTGTCGTAGTTGAGAGAAGGAGCAGCTGGCGCAGGAGCTGCGGCAGTTGTCTGTTCGTATCCCGCAGGGCTGGCAGGTCTGGGGTATCCAGTCTGCTCTTGTTCCTTGTGATGAGTTGCCGATGGCTTCTTAATCTGAATGTGTGTGATGGGCGACTCGGGCACCTTATCATATCCACTGGACACGGGCTTTCTGGTGCTATGCTCGCTAATCTTCTCTTGGTTGTAGGCACCGGCACTTGGCTGTGGCTGGGGTTTCTTCTTGGTGCTCTCGCCGCTGATGGGCCTCTTCACGGCAGGTCGCTTGGTGCTGGGCTTGGGTCGGGGCCTGGGACTGGCCGTCACCAGGACCGGTCGCTCCGAGGAAGCATCACCCTGGACAGCGTCATATTGAGGCCGCTGTGCTGGCGCAGGAACAGCAGTTGGTGGCGAAACATAGCCAGAAGTGGTCTCCGATTGCTGATAGCCATTCGAGGTCTCATCCATCTGCTCCTGGACTTTGGTGGTGTGCGAGGATACGGATACTTCGGCGGGAACTTGAGCCTGGTAGTCACCATTTCCGGGCTGCGGGTTATAGTGTTGCATTGTTACCATTCCGACGTAAGAGGCCACTGGGCGATTCTGCTTATTGGCATTGGTTGTGGGACGCACGTATGTTGGCAGTGGCTGCGGCTCTTCCGTTTGGACCGTTGACAGCTTCTGGTAGTTGGATTCAGTGCTCGCTTCGTAGGAGTCACTGCTCATCTGGCCATAACCAGCTGCAGTGGCCGGAAGATTTCCCTCCTCCTCCATATAGGACATATCCACTGGATAGGCAATTCCCATCACTGGCATCTTGTTGAACTCCGAAGTCTGTGGAGCAACTGGAGCCTCAGCATCGTGGTAACCATTGGCCGGCATAGTGTGGTCCTCCAGCACAGCGGAAACATCTTCTCCGTAACCAGGACGTGCGGTGGGCATCTCAGCAGACTGACTGACAGCAGCGGAGGCATCCTGCTCATCCGAAACCTTCTCGTAGAAAGACTCGTAGTTCACTGTGGTGGTGTAACCGTAATCAGACTGCGAGTCCGACTCCTGGACCTTCTCCGCCTCGTTCTCCTGGTAGAAGGTTGGATTTTGGGTTGCTGGCTCAGTCTGAAccactgctgctcctggatATCCATATGATGGGGTCTGCTGGCTCACAACATTATAACTGGGACCATGACTGGTATTGTTTAGCTGCAGGATGATAGACTCGATAGAGTCTACGTGTGTGGTAATCGAGGAAACAGTGGTGGGACTATTATGACCATTCGTTGGACGTTTGGCACTAGTGCTGGAGGAGATGTAGCTCTGCTCCGcaggttgctgttgctgttgctgcttcggTGGTTCAGCGTACACAGGTTGGGGGCCATAGCCAGTGGAGAATTGCAGATCCTCCACTAGATCGGCATCTGCTCCGGGGTGGGTGATGTCACTGTGCGTGAACTCGCCACCGTCCAGGATCaagtggttgtggtggtggttgttCGTGGACTGGGCAGGCTTAGGACTTGGCTTAGGTTTCGCCACCTGCTGTGGCTTCTGCTGGATGGGTCGCTTCATGCTCTCCGCTAGTTGGGGAACTGGTTTCGGCTTGGCTTTCTGTGTGGGTTTTGGAGTGGGCTTCTGCGTGGCCTTCTGAGTGGGCTTTTGAGTGGGCTTTTGAGTTGgcttggttttcggtttttgggtGGCTGCTGGCGTCGAAGACACCTCTTCGAAGGAGTTGGACTCAGAGCTAGTTTGATCCTGCAAGCCACTGCCAATCTTGGTGGGCACCTCGGTGGTAAAGACAATATGATGGTCATCCGCATGCTCAGGTGGCAAGGTGCTTAGCACCTGCATCACGAAGTCATCGTTTTGAGGAGGCGAAGAGGGTGAGTTGATGGTCACGGAGTGCTTGTGGACGTGGAAGTTGGGTGGCTGGACGGGCTGCTTGTTGATCTTCTGAGTGGTCTGATCGTTGGAGGCATCTGCTGGTTGGGATGGCTCCTGCTCGAATTCCACACTGGCGGAGGAGGACTGCGACTGAGTGGCCTCGGTGGATGAACTGCTTGTAGGATACGCATTCTCATCTCTTACGGGTTGCTCCGACTCTGACTGATATTCCAGCTGCTGTGGCTCATCGCCGTAAGCGCCGCTGGGTGGGCTgatgctactgctgctgcccaGTTGCTGGTAGACCTTGTCCAGGTTCTGCTGATCGTAGATGTTCTGCGACGGCTGCTGTGCCACCTGCTCCTCGCTCAgtgactgctgctgctcgccgTAGCTTTCGAACGAGGATTGGGCTGCTGACTGCTGGAGCTTcgtctgctgctggtgctgctggaaGTAGGCGTTCTGCGCCTCGTTAATCAGCGTGCTGGCCAACTCGTGGGTGGGCGGGATCTGGCAGCAGGCGCCGAAGAGGAAGCCGTCCATGCAGGCGCCCACCACCTCGCCACCCCGCTGGGCGCACTCGTGGTTAAACATGCAGATGGTGGGTCCATTGGCCCGTGGATCCGAGCTGGGCAGCGTCTTGGTGGCACGGCAGTGCTTCGGTGTGATGCGATAGCCCCCAAAGAGCTTGCGACCACCTGTTAAAGTGGCAGAAAAAGAGATAGTCATTAGAAAATTATTCATAAATgagaaaattataattacaatttattaaaattagtaGATGAATTCAATGGCTCACTTGTTCGTGACAAGCCTTCTTTGCATGCTCGAATATTCCTTGAAGCGGGCGCAATGAGTTTCCCCAATTAGAGATTCGATTTCAAATTACCCAGATTTTCAAACAGATTTCGCTTGCCAATAATAACCACAAAGCCAACTGTCAAATTCCCCTCGGCCAAAGCTTAATTAACATTTCATTCGGGCATCTCTTCTTGGCTCAACTGTAGTTGATTGGATTATAAGTGGAGGGGGTAGTGAAAATGTGGGAAATTCCTTAAATGAAAGTGACAACGCCGTGCGGGCACATCTATAATAATGGCTCTTTTCAGTGCTAATTGTGACAAACAGCCTTGGGcaaacatcaacagcagccgcCACACAAAACCTAGactataaagtatataaactCAATTAACAGTCGCCATATTTTCCCTGTTCTCTGGGCACTGAACCCACCGAAAACCACTCCGAGACCACCAAGTGAAAGTGGCCCTGGCTGGCAAGCCCAAGTGCTCAGGCTCATAGCAGCCACTCGGATGTCAAGGTTCATCTGCGGCCCAGGTGTGGGCAATGCTCTTGAGAGCATTTCCACCTCATTTGCCAAATGCCTTTTCAGTTGAGGAAAATGGAGAAAGGTTAGCTCGGGCTAACTTGCGGTCTTCAGACGCTTTCGGGAGCCTTGGAAAAACTATCTAATAAATGCACATATCAAATATTACGAAAGATTAATGCCAAGCCTCCCTTCCTATCATCAATATTTTTTCCGTTTGGTTTAAGTTTTACAACTGCCGTTTagaatttattagttttggttttattggCAAATTCAATAATCGTTTAAACACCACAATAACCACCTATTAACACTTTTaaacgaatatttttaatacagAATATTTTGAAACTAAAAATAACTTTACTAATGTTTTATATAGTGGTGTTTTTTGGAAagtatgaaatattcaatttaatttaacccTAAATTGAGTGTGTAAAGTATCCAAAAAACGCTTAAAACCGAGCATGAAATGCACACAGCTCTCGATGgaatcaaattgattttggcAGCAATTAAACCAGAAGTGGGAAAGCAGTGCCCGCCGACTGCTGACGGGTTTATGCTGACAAATTAACACCTCGCAGACGCTCCACTTGCTCCATTGGTGCTTCACTGGTGCTCCACTGGCGTTCCACTGGTGGCCCCAATCCACATTGCGGACTGTGTCAATGTTTGGTCGTGAAATTGGAGCATAGGAACATGGGCCCAGTGCAAACACGGCCGGCGAACTAGATTCGGAGGCTTAGTGGGCAATTAGTTCGTcgctaattaaatgaaaatcagaAGGTAACGAAACCGAAATTGCAGGGAATGGCCTGAAATGGAGGCAATCATGACTCAAGCCGATCGAAATTATGCCGGACACGTAGCGCCAGTGAAAGTAAAGCGAAGTCAAGTGTATTGCtcaaaaagaagagaaaaagTAGTGAAATGTAGTGCAAAAGTCGCCATTAGAATAGCAGTCAAAATATCTGCGTACATACTACATAATTGGGTAAAAGTGATAGTGTTTCTGCAGACGCTTTTCTCTATTTTCGCTCCGGCTGGCCATTCATCTCTACAAAGCGATTTCGTCTCTTCTTCGCTTCttctaataaaataataataataattcgtTTGCGGCTTTATTTGCAGACATTTCGCATCTTTACGATTAGACACTCAAGAGCTCTTAAGTATTCTTCCGCAAATTGTTAAAGACGAACGCAAACACCGAGCGAAAGAGAGTCTCCGAAGAGACGTGAGAAAAGCCGCAGGCGGCTGAAGAAAGAGCCGATTAACAGAAGAACGGCTCTTCCAGAGGCCCTATGCTCGCAACCAACTCCAGCTAACAGAGCTAACAGAGCCACGAGACTTCAATCTCGAGTTGCGGAGTCAATGAATTAATTACCGACCCGGGGCTGACTTAATGAAGTTTGGCAGGCAGCACGACCAACCAGGGATAATTATGCAGTTTAACATAGTTTATTTGATCTGGGCCGAGCAAATTGACTGCTGTACTACATGATTATGCAGTTTGAAAGTTACCCTCTAACTATATGCTGTAAAATCACGCTTTTACagtgcactgtggtccagaattcgatttttttggcataaagtctaaaaattgagctacagacttgaaactttgtacattttgttgttaaatcacaaatagtttgcacagaaaatttgaagtctgtgcgaccacgccctctcttgcctcccatattaactactggtatggctcaggagtcaacgaaatataattttttttttttttttttaaagtcgtgtatattgttgttttaaaaataatcccccttttctttttctagttctacattttaaatttccgaatctgaattcgaatcagaatcagattgtgaatccaatattttgtctcatggatcaggtttaaaattagactgtatttccaaaagacttattactgccttcggaagtggtttttcctattttttctctctcgttcttttaaactaattgttgataatagtaGGTCCGATgtatcaatcgctctgtggaaaatatcactcatcctattgatccgaatatctttttttgcatgtgatagtcggtcccttttgtaaagcttattccgggcttcactcgtattttcagtttcctttttaatctttctccttcattttggtaagataagtttcggcgtcccatttggttcggtgtcttggagttttcaaaatcactaacaagaattgttatctttgacgCCATCTACTTGGTATGCTTgaaaataaatcggtctagttgtctgttacactcgggcagtttttttttaataaataattcaaaatgtactattttttgtcaatctcttctgtctttttcgattcctgattattgttgttgattgcggaataaacgtaatttgaaacataacttttttgcctattgttacgcctccaaatgtccaggaggtcgctatgtctgaactcaaaattgcctatataaaatcaaatttttaagaaaacgagcaaaaatgggcaaaagatattactttaccgtgaaaggcaatagttaaaggtacaaactgacgtttttaacttttgtcagaaattgtcagaaaattagttatactccacgaaacacaggggacacgttagaattttctgttaaaatacacataaattggatgtcacacaacataaaaacagtacaactatacatatattacctacataagttaaaaacatcataccttggcatttattttccatattttactataatttttggatgcgtattaacgatcataccacatgcaaaagtaagcaagtaattttgcggaaattgcattctctcaatcagctttttaacacttcaactttaaaagctcataaaacgatttagtaaagctttcggtcaattttgttttttgtttttatttatatgatcaattttctattagaaaataattgctagaggacgatatattgacataaaaatttagactttatgccaaaaaaaacgaattctggaccatagtgcagtGGTaagcc
This window contains:
- the LOC6733631 gene encoding serine protease filzig isoform X3: MFKWVTPASTATLSRCTLAATTAATTTTTAMAATRTATTATRTTRPQLLSIALTSLIIIVASFAPTTSGFRSIETNGGGRKLFGGYRITPKHCRATKTLPSSDPRANGPTICMFNHECAQRGGEVVGACMDGFLFGACCQIPPTHELASTLINEAQNAYFQQHQQQTKLQQSAAQSSFESYGEQQQSLSEEQVAQQPSQNIYDQQNLDKVYQQLGSSSSISPPSGAYGDEPQQLEYQSESEQPVRDENAYPTSSSSTEATQSQSSSASVEFEQEPSQPADASNDQTTQKINKQPVQPPNFHVHKHSVTINSPSSPPQNDDFVMQVLSTLPPEHADDHHIVFTTEVPTKIGSGLQDQTSSESNSFEEVSSTPAATQKPKTKPTQKPTQKPTQKATQKPTPKPTQKAKPKPVPQLAESMKRPIQQKPQQVAKPKPSPKPAQSTNNHHHNHLILDGGEFTHSDITHPGADADLVEDLQFSTGYGPQPVYAEPPKQQQQQQPAEQSYISSSTSAKRPTNGHNSPTTVSSITTHVDSIESIILQLNNTSHGPSYNVVSQQTPSYGYPGAAVVQTEPATQNPTFYQENEAEKVQESDSQSDYGYTTTVNYESFYEKVSDEQDASAAVSQSAEMPTARPGYGEDVSAVLEDHTMPANGYHDAEAPVAPQTSEFNKMPVMGIAYPVDMSYMEEEGNLPATAAGYGQMSSDSYEASTESNYQKLSTVQTEEPQPLPTYVRPTTNANKQNRPVASYVGMVTMQHYNPQPGNGDYQAQVPAEVSVSSHTTKVQEQMDETSNGYQQSETTSGYVSPPTAVPAPAQRPQYDAVQGDASSERPVLVTASPRPRPKPSTKRPAVKRPISGESTKKKPQPQPSAGAYNQEKISEHSTRKPVSSGYDKVPESPITHIQIKKPSATHHKEQEQTGYPRPASPAGYEQTTAAAPAPAAPSLNYDKPDAPPSQYDQPSAPSASYDQLAPMPSLNYNEQHASSPGRKPSTAKPISTSYVTGPSTPRPPATVDYHYDNVPPLFMADDKLDAFIQSTAENIVGSTPGNYQPPLVATASTPAYAHRPTSSGSYGHKKPGFVQINGTPKPPRPTVLITPKPTAINLVTYSSLSDDSNKLASSTSSYVSGRPGVQGVSSNDFEDPGYFGSSPVHVAFTQSTTEAVYAVPSDDKPAFPGYFGPTPSYPAFSVPGEKVGQNVMEETYTSPNDFVNFPPVRNPNLNMSAASSAVTSDLDLSTPAFVEDVVLKDKMHTLVHKLVASLQGNFEALADMIEEPGSNKTVATYQAGAGGTAKPVRVVTTRKPVRTATTTRPKVTTKKPVTRVTTKAPNKKTSAVSTTTRKPATRRTTVAAKVTTTTRRPATKKPTRRVSSTVKTTTVSSARPADDEIVDEEDEEDVNPNPSDNEIDQGATLSSYGGANGRKIHSTSRTLPTPNLAFHSPSTECGVRPHVKSGRIVGGKGSTFGAYPWQVLVRESTWLGLFTKNKCGGVLITSRYVITAAHCQPGFLASLVAVMGEFDISGDLESKRSVTKNVKRVIVHRQYDPATFENDLALLELDSPVQFDTHIVPICMPNDVADFTGRMATVTGWGRLKYGGGVPSVLQEVQVPIIENSVCQEMFHTAGHNKKILTSFLCAGYANGQKDSCEGDSGGPLVLQRPDGRYELAGTVSHGIKCAAPYLPGVYMRTTFYKPWLRSITGVK
- the LOC6733631 gene encoding serine protease filzig isoform X2, with the translated sequence MFKWVTPASTATLSRCTLAATTAATTTTTAMAATRTATTATRTTRPQLLSIALTSLIIIVASFAPTTSGFRSIETNGGGRKLFGGYRITPKHCRATKTLPSSDPRANGPTICMFNHECAQRGGEVVGACMDGFLFGACCQIPPTHELASTLINEAQNAYFQQHQQQTKLQQSAAQSSFESYGEQQQSLSEEQVAQQPSQNIYDQQNLDKVYQQLGSSSSISPPSGAYGDEPQQLEYQSESEQPVRDENAYPTSSSSTEATQSQSSSASVEFEQEPSQPADASNDQTTQKINKQPVQPPNFHVHKHSVTINSPSSPPQNDDFVMQVLSTLPPEHADDHHIVFTTEVPTKIGSGLQDQTSSESNSFEEVSSTPAATQKPKTKPTQKPTQKPTQKATQKPTPKPTQKAKPKPVPQLAESMKRPIQQKPQQVAKPKPSPKPAQSTNNHHHNHLILDGGEFTHSDITHPGADADLVEDLQFSTGYGPQPVYAEPPKQQQQQQPAEQSYISSSTSAKRPTNGHNSPTTVSSITTHVDSIESIILQLNNTSHGPSYNVVSQQTPSYGYPGAAVVQTEPATQNPTFYQENEAEKVQESDSQSDYGYTTTVNYESFYEKVSDEQDASAAVSQSAEMPTARPGYGEDVSAVLEDHTMPANGYHDAEAPVAPQTSEFNKMPVMGIAYPVDMSYMEEEGNLPATAAGYGQMSSDSYEASTESNYQKLSTVQTEEPQPLPTYVRPTTNANKQNRPVASYVGMVTMQHYNPQPGNGDYQAQVPAEVSVSSHTTKVQEQMDETSNGYQQSETTSGYVSPPTAVPAPAQRPQYDAVQGDASSERPVLVTASPRPRPKPSTKRPAVKRPISGESTKKKPQPQPSAGAYNQEKISEHSTRKPVSSGYDKVPESPITHIQIKKPSATHHKEQEQTGYPRPASPAGYEQTTAAAPAPAAPSLNYDKPDAPPSQYDQPSAPSASYDQLAPMPSLNYNEQHASSPGRKPSTAKPISTSYVTGPSTPRPPATVDYHYDNVPPLFMADDKLDAFIQSTAENIVGSTPGNYQPPLVATASTPAYAHRPTSSGSYGHKKPGFVQINGTPKPPRPTVLITPKPTAINLVTYSSLSDDSNKLASSTSSYVSGRPGVQGVSSNDFEDPGYFGSSPVHVAFTQSTTEAVYAVPSDDKPAFPGYFGPTPSYPAFSVPGEKVGQNVMEETYTSPNDFVNFPPVRNPNLNMSAASSAVTSDLDLSTPAFVEDVVLKDKMHTLVHKLVASLQGNFEALADMIEEPGSNKTVATYQAGAGGTAKPVRVVTTRKPVRTATTTRPKVTTKKPVTRVTTKAPNKKTSAVSTTTRKPATRRTTVAAKVTTTTRRPATKKPTRRVSSTVKTTTVSSARPADDEIVDEEDEEDVNPNPSDNEIDQGATLSSYGGANGRKIPRRKHKRRNQKTT
- the LOC6733631 gene encoding serine protease filzig isoform X1 — encoded protein: MFKWVTPASTATLSRCTLAATTAATTTTTAMAATRTATTATRTTRPQLLSIALTSLIIIVASFAPTTSGFRSIETNGGGRKLFGGYRITPKHCRATKTLPSSDPRANGPTICMFNHECAQRGGEVVGACMDGFLFGACCQIPPTHELASTLINEAQNAYFQQHQQQTKLQQSAAQSSFESYGEQQQSLSEEQVAQQPSQNIYDQQNLDKVYQQLGSSSSISPPSGAYGDEPQQLEYQSESEQPVRDENAYPTSSSSTEATQSQSSSASVEFEQEPSQPADASNDQTTQKINKQPVQPPNFHVHKHSVTINSPSSPPQNDDFVMQVLSTLPPEHADDHHIVFTTEVPTKIGSGLQDQTSSESNSFEEVSSTPAATQKPKTKPTQKPTQKPTQKATQKPTPKPTQKAKPKPVPQLAESMKRPIQQKPQQVAKPKPSPKPAQSTNNHHHNHLILDGGEFTHSDITHPGADADLVEDLQFSTGYGPQPVYAEPPKQQQQQQPAEQSYISSSTSAKRPTNGHNSPTTVSSITTHVDSIESIILQLNNTSHGPSYNVVSQQTPSYGYPGAAVVQTEPATQNPTFYQENEAEKVQESDSQSDYGYTTTVNYESFYEKVSDEQDASAAVSQSAEMPTARPGYGEDVSAVLEDHTMPANGYHDAEAPVAPQTSEFNKMPVMGIAYPVDMSYMEEEGNLPATAAGYGQMSSDSYEASTESNYQKLSTVQTEEPQPLPTYVRPTTNANKQNRPVASYVGMVTMQHYNPQPGNGDYQAQVPAEVSVSSHTTKVQEQMDETSNGYQQSETTSGYVSPPTAVPAPAQRPQYDAVQGDASSERPVLVTASPRPRPKPSTKRPAVKRPISGESTKKKPQPQPSAGAYNQEKISEHSTRKPVSSGYDKVPESPITHIQIKKPSATHHKEQEQTGYPRPASPAGYEQTTAAAPAPAAPSLNYDKPDAPPSQYDQPSAPSASYDQLAPMPSLNYNEQHASSPGRKPSTAKPISTSYVTGPSTPRPPATVDYHYDNVPPLFMADDKLDAFIQSTAENIVGSTPGNYQPPLVATASTPAYAHRPTSSGSYGHKKPGFVQINGTPKPPRPTVLITPKPTAINLVTYSSLSDDSNKLASSTSSYVSGRPGVQGVSSNDFEDPGYFGSSPVHVAFTQSTTEAVYAVPSDDKPAFPGYFGPTPSYPAFSVPGEKVGQNVMEETYTSPNDFVNFPPVRNPNLNMSAASSAVTSDLDLSTPAFVEDVVLKDKMHTLVHKLVASLQGNFEALADMIEEPGSNKTVATYQAGAGGTAKPVRVVTTRKPVRTATTTRPKVTTKKPVTRVTTKAPNKKTSAVSTTTRKPATRRTTVAAKVTTTTRRPATKKPTRRVSSTVKTTTVSSARPADDEIVDEEDEEDVNPNPSDNEIDQGATLSSYGGANGRKIQCGVRPHVKSGRIVGGKGSTFGAYPWQVLVRESTWLGLFTKNKCGGVLITSRYVITAAHCQPGFLASLVAVMGEFDISGDLESKRSVTKNVKRVIVHRQYDPATFENDLALLELDSPVQFDTHIVPICMPNDVADFTGRMATVTGWGRLKYGGGVPSVLQEVQVPIIENSVCQEMFHTAGHNKKILTSFLCAGYANGQKDSCEGDSGGPLVLQRPDGRYELAGTVSHGIKCAAPYLPGVYMRTTFYKPWLRSITGVK